The genome window TATCTTGCTTATCTGCGTCAGCTTACTGATGTTCCAATTCTAGTCGATTAAACAGGCTCATGACACATCTTTTCCTTAAAtgtcagtgaaataaaacatcaaaacttGTGCGAGGAAAAGtcatcacagctgctgtctcAGTTCCACCTGTGGTCCTGCCACCTTTCTGGCACACGTTACCTTTGGCTGACGTCTACATAATTCGACAAACTCAAACGCGTACCCGACATATTCAGTTCAGATTCTAGGATTGTTTACCAGACGAGGTATGTCAGCTGAATGGCCTCACGACACAAGCGCTGCAAgtgtgtttccatggtaaccAAGTATAGTATTGAGGAAAGGAGCAAAGAGCGAGAGACACTGACGCTAACCCTGAGCACTGCATTCTCTCGTTTTTCACTCATCTCCCTTTCCATTATGTCTTTCGGAGACGGCTGTTCGAATATGTCGGCACCACGGTAGCATGATTGCATGAAACATTTGCTGGAAACTTAAAAAATGTGTCTTGACAATAATTATGTATATGCGACTCTGTATTCAATCTATTAACATCATTGCTTCATTCAGCTCCAGCTCAGCAAAGATGCATACAAAATCAATTCCAAAAAAGCcgggatgctgtgtaaaatgtaaataaacaccaAATGCAATTATTTGCAAATCCCTTTTGACCTATATCTAATCACTTACgatacaaagacaatatatttaatgtccaaactgaaaaaactttatttttttccataaatagacactcattctgaatttgatgtcagcaacatgttttaagcaagttgggacagaagcaacagaagactgggaaagctgtggagaAACACCTGTTTCCAACATTCCAGAGATAAACAGTttgattgataacaggtgatagtatcatgattgggtatgaaaggtgcatccttgaaaggctcagaCGTTCAGaagcgaggatggagagaggttcaccactttgtggaagaCTGTGTGGGAAAATAGTCCAACATTTAAAGTGCAATGTTTCTCATACTCGACTGCAAGGAATTTAGGGATTTCCATTTACAATCCATAATATCACCTCAAGATTTACAGACACCAGAGAAATCTCTGCATATAAGGGGTAAGGCCAACACCATCACTGAATGCCTGTGCAGGtaacactgcattaaaaaacaatattctGGAAGGCCagtgttggtaaacacagttcatcgcTGCAGGAATGTAAATTAAGACTACCATGCAGAGTGAAAGCCATATTTCAACAACATCCAGCAATGCTTCCACTTCCTCTGGGCCAGAGCTCCCCTGAGATGGACTGACACAATGTGCAACTCGTCTGACGAGTCCACATATCAAATACTTTTTTGGGCATTGTGTCCTCCAGACTAAAGAGGAAAATAACCATCCAGATAACCATCCAGATTATTACTAGCAtaaagttcaaaagccagcatctgtgatggtatgggggtgTGTTAGTGCCCATGGCATGGGTAGTAAATGCTGCCCAGCAGACAACGTTCCATTTCAGGACGACCCTGCTTATTCCAGCAAAACAATGGCATCACATTCTGCACGTGTTACAACAGCATAGTCTCACAGTAAAAGACTGTAGAGAAGTACTcgactggcctgcctgcagtccagacgTCTCTCCCATAGAAAATGTGTAGTTCATAATGAAgctcaaacaacaacaatggagACTCTGGACTCCTGAGCTTCTGAAGTCGTATAACGAGCACGAATGGGAAAGAGTCTCACAACAATTAGTGTTCTCAGTTCCCAAACACTTACTGAGTGTAAGAAAGGGTGATGTAACACCGTGGTAAACAGGCCCCTGCTGCAACTTTCTGGAATGTGTTACAGGAATCAATTCAAAATGAGTGTATGTTTACAACAAACAATAGCATTTATCAGTTTGAagattaaatatcttgtctttgtactgtattcagtatgttgaaaaggatttgcaaatcattgcaatttgtttgtgtttacacagcgtcacaactttttttgaaatCAGTATTGTCTGTAGGTTGTTCAAAATGCTTTGACAACATTCAGCACCCAGTGAAGGAACATAGACATTGTTTATGTAAAGATCCTAAACCAGATCCACTAGGAACCCACCAGTGTGTGGAACAAGGGCCTAAAAGAGCTACAGGACACTTGAGATAATGAGTTTTATAATGAAGGGAAACGTTTATAATTCATTAAAATACTCACTAATGACCTTTCAAGTAAATGTACACATTTGAAGGAGTGAATCTGCAAAATGTCGAACTTAATGACTTCACATCAGTGTTAtcaagaaaactccacagtgaTGGATGAAGTCGTCCAAGAACCGAATCAGAATTCTCTTAAGCTGTTTTCTTGGAACGCATGAGAAAGCTGGTTTGCACATTTCTCAGTTGTGGTGCACGTTTGTGAAAGTCTGTCAGAATTTACATCAAATAGATTCAGCGTAAGACACTGAATACATGGTAGTCAACTAAATACATGGAGTGTGAGCGTTGGCTGTGTCATCAGTGGCCTCGTGCCTGGACAGAGTTGAGGGCATCATCACAAGACTCAACTGGGATGCAATCAGCGCTCAAGCAGACAGGACGGCGAGTTCCAGCTGATCCTTACAGACGCTGCACATCATTAAACAGGATTTTGAACGCAGAGAGTTTCTCTTACAGTTCACGCACACTCATGCAAACATTAAAGCACACGCACATCCACAAATTATTgaacaacagacaaaacagacaaattatACAGTCCTGTTTAGAtacatttccaaacaaattaCAAGGTGTTTATTCTTTATGCTCAATTTAATAAAGTAAGTTTATAAGCAAGCAGTAATAATCTCCAGAAAGTGTCATGCCTGAAAGTATGTCATCATATGACATTGTTTTATACAATCTTATTGCATCATACATATTTGTACATGAAACAGAGGACTTCTCTTTGTTCCTGTGCTGGCTAGTTGCTGAGAAGAGTGCTGCTGTGTAAATGGAATACAACTCATATTCATTAAGCGCATATAAGGGAAATACAAAGGATATTCTCAGCTTCCGTTGGGCTGTTTTAATCTTTATCCCGTGACTTAAACAACAGTGCAAAGTGGGCTTGCACTGCTTAAACCTTCTGTTCTTGGCAgctgaaaaatgatttttctgGAATTCAGTGGTGCTACTGTGTGTGGGGTCACTTAGATTAATGCCAGCCCAAATTAATGCATAAAACCGACAGCAGATAACAGCCACTATGTCAGGTACACAGTCACCAGGAGAGGTTCATTTCACACCAGGAGCAGTTTGAGGAAAATCAGAACCCAAAGCTTAAATAAAACCCACTCAATTAAAGGTACAATCAGTAAAATATGGCCCTTTGGTAACATCTAGTGGTCGACATATAAAACTACACCAACATCGGCAACGTTAATATGTAGCCTTAACAATTAGATATATCAGTCCAACATTGCACACTTTTACAGTCAGCATCAGTGCCTCGACTGACTTACGAGAAGTAATGCCATCACAGATCTCTAAGACAGAATGTCTAGTAGGCTGTGTTCACTTTTACAACTATATCTTCCACTGTTGCCTACTCAAAAGTGGTGTAGGTGTAGGTAAGTGCCTGTAGCTCAAGAAAACCCAGGCTGCAGTTGATGAGggagtggagggaaaaaagTTCACTATGTATTTCCACTCTTTTCCCACATTTCCACTGGGGATTTCAGCGGCTTGTACACTCTGTGACCCCAGTCACTGCACTGCAGGTTTGTTGGGTAACTGCTCAGTCCTCATTGTCCTCTAAAATGGATAAGACAGAAGTTTCATACAAGCTTTAGAGCCACTGGCTATTTCCTACGATCACTCCTCTGCTTTGTCAGCAGTCTGTCCTGGGATTGATggtaaaaaataattaaaacagctACAAAGGATTCAGGGAATTTTCCCTTGATCTCTTCTAATATTGGCATTCGTGTCCTGATGAAATAACTTCCTCCCTCTTCAAAGCTTTTTCATCTTTATCATCATTGTACATCAAACTCATTCTGTACTCCTAACTGgggaataaaaataaaaatgattgttgagcaaagaaataaataaaataaaacaacatgacatCAGATCCCAAGTGTTTAACTTGGACATAAAGGTACAATTCAAAAGGAAACACTGGGATTCACACTTTACCCACTATTATCTAAATTAGGTGATGTCTTAAAAATGACCAAACTGTCATCATACTGCTTCCTAGAAGTCATATGTGTCAAAAAACTACATCAAATGCACGACTATATCATTATATGTGATTGAATGCTGCACCCTTGAGGTACACAAATGCATTGTACTAGTGCAGACGATGCAAGATAACGTCTGTGTTGTCTCTCTTCAGTGCTTCTGACATGTATACACATCTAGGCAAAGGTctagaaaacacaaatgtgataTATGGTAATTCCACCAAAGCCAATGCATTAAAGATTTCACATGTGCCGGTCTAAAGCTCAAGTCCAAACACAATCACGAGCAGTGATGTCTGCcaattatttttatataatttgtgAGAACAGGAAAAGAGCAACACATACCAAAATTCAACAAGAGCAGTTCCAAAGAAGAGCTTGTCAATGGGCTAATACTGCCACAGCCATATTTAATAGCATGCATTATCCCTGTAAAAAATCATGCTTAAAGTAAAAGgattcattaattaatcaagGACATGGTGGGAAAGTGACTCTGCCAAAGGTGAAGCACATGTTAGTGTTTCTTTCCAAAGATGATCAACTGCAgtgagcagatttttttttattttgccctGTAATGCATATATTACATGCATGTCTGACAGCATCCTACTGTAGTAAACTGTAGTTTGatcctttcatgtcttttttatgttacCTGTCTGATAGATTTAAGTTGAACGTCCTTCTTTGATCACTGTATGTTATTCAGAATTTGGTGTGTGACGTAAATACCATTTAAAACCATACCATGTAAATGAGAGAGATGGTTTTGCTTTGGTTTTCGTCCTCTGAATTTGTCTTGTAAAGTTTGACACACCTTGAAGTGTCCCAGCTCTCatgtaaatacaaaacaaatgcaaagacaaagaaacaactgagacatgaatgttttcactttgtttttttagacaGTGACTGACTGAGGGTTGACTGTTTTGAAAGCTCCCACAGCCAAGCAAATGAATAAGGTGGTGAGATGGTGATaagtcctcacacacactgtggggACTTCTAACATTACGGGCCAAACTAGATCAAATATACTAACAAAATACAAGTAATTTAATTATTCTTATAGTTTAATTGAATAAGTTACAAGAGATGTAGAAATTACAAAAGAAAATTCTAAAGGATGTCATGTGTATGACTGTCAAACTTGTGAATTTACATATgttatgtgtatatgtgttatATGTTACTCCCAATCCTTGGACAATGAACACAGCCAGATAGAACTATAAGAAATGGGCAATGATGCATTCAAGACGTAGACTCTCATGCTGAAATACATGTCGCCTTTTGCACTGATTAAAGTAGAACTTCTGCAACAAAACATGGATAATGATTGTAACTAACTAATGTAATTGtgtctctgttctgtctttcttcttgttttttttctgttcacttCATTGGGATTAATCATCATCCTTTTGGCCCTCATCTGTCTGTTCCTCAGGCTTTTCCAAATCCTCAGACACTGAAGGTGCATCTTTCTGTTGAAATAAATTCGCAAATTCAGTATAAGTGCTGTTCAAATTCAAATGCAGTCACAGTACACAGCAAATGCTTAAAACCTGTACTGTTGCCAGGGGGTAGCTCATCCTTTTTATatacaaaacactgaatatgGCATGGTAATATCAGTTGGGGTTTTGCCTCATTTTAATAGATTTATAAGGGATGTTAAGTGGCACATGTACATCTGTTTGAAACTTGCCAGTGATTCAACTTTTTAAATCCAATTTACATAAAAAGTGCTTAAGATAATGTCAAGGGACTCACCACAGATCTGTCTTTTCCACAAGAGCATGTGAGCCATCTAATGTACTCCTCTCGCACCTGGTGCATACAAAACAACAATTCAGTGCTgttcaaaatattcaaaattacACAAAGTCTACAAAGCAAACAATTACACAAGAGCAATGCTGCTTCATTTTGATGACACcccataaaatataaaaaataataggTTATACGTCTGTGTAGCTCATCTGTTTAACAAAATGCAATGTGACATTCTATTCATATTATTAGTATTACACTAGCATCAATGGTGAAATGGCTTCTTGTGAGACTGATCTCCTGAAGACTACCTCCTTATTGAGCAGGCAGTGGACGATGAAAAGGAAGGTGCCTTGCTGGGAGTTGAGTAAAATGAAGAGCAACTGAAAGAAAAGATTTGTCTGGTACAGGCCCAGAATCCAGGTACAGCCCAGTATGACAAACTGGGCCACGATCTTGAACACAATCAACCTGTAAACAATGAGAATGTTCTTTAAACATAGACATCTACTGGGTGAAACATTTAAGACTTTGATTATGGTGACACTTGACATGTAAAGGTACAAGTACAATATGGGTTAGGGAAATATTACAGCAATAGAGGCATATTGCCTCTTCCGTATCTGCACATTcctacttgtcactttgatcatgaagtaTCATGAAGAGTACATAGGATACAATATAGTATAGAACTGAGTATTTATAGTATGTGTTTTACAGAATGTTTTTGATCCAAGACTAAACTGACAGAAGGCGGGACAGAAAAAGGTTCCATTAAAAATCCAGCTGCTTTGGGTGGCATCCCCTTCAAATCGCCTACTGGCTATACCATATGGATATTGTGTATGAAGTCAGGAAGGTAGGGTTTCAGGGAAGTGAggattgaacccaaatgcagacacaaggatGAGATGAAGCAGTTTAAGAGAGTTTATGAACTAAAGATGATGGTAATCACAGGGAAGCAGGTAAGAGTCTAACAAAAATCCAAAGTCTCAAAAGGTCAAAAGAATGAAACCAAATTccaaaatcaaaaaaacaaacaaaaaaaaaaacacttgggtAGTTGGGCTTAGCTCAGGGAATGAAGGCAGCACAGGGgaacactgaacaaacacaaagaatgtGTCACGGCtcatggacaaagacaacactagaaaaacaagaaatgtgGCTTtgctaaagacaaagacaaagacaatattaGGAAACACTTACAAGACAATCCTAGAAAACAAATACGAGGGGCATGGCATGGCAAACGAACATAGAAAACACTAAAGAACACTTACAAGAAACATGGCATGGACatgtacaaagacaacacaaggagaAACACTCACTACTGGCATGACATCAGACAGAATCATAGACAACAACCTGAtaaagactgaggggaagacgGGCTTAAATACAgaagggaggacaactaatgacacacaggtgaaacaaatcagacaattacaagggcaggaaaacacaggaagtaaatcagaagaagaaacataacatgaaccttcaaaataaaactggatgTGACTGGAAGaaacagactatgacaacacaagaggagaaacaaaaaacaggcatgCCAAGCGCGGATCATGACATATGATCTGCCGCCTAGAACTTTCCTTTCAAGTCAaacaagaaataacacaaatatttatttctATGCAAAGAGAATACCTGGTGTCTTTGGATTGAGAAACATCACTTTTCATGTTGGCCAGGGTGGGCCTGAGACTCCACAGAGTTGCACAGAACAATATCCAATTAAGCttaaagggaaaaaagacacagaggctGAGCTGAGATTGAACATAGCAtatttcaaaaaagaaagaaacaaaagacttCCACACAAACCTTCAAAAcacaatgtaaataaatgtgtctttgtgtagaATGAATAAATAGAGGTCCAAAAATGATTAGGGCCAATTTTTTCTTTGGATTGCAGCACATTCATTTGGTCTTCACTGTGAATCCAGCAGCGTGTCAAGACAGTCAACATGCCCAACAGCGATATATTATCAATTTGGTCCAGATAAGTTACAGTTAAAAAACACACCAGGCTGAGCTGATTGGATTTTCATCTAAATACATAGGATGCAATTGCTAATATCCAGCATACTCACACCGAGGATAACAATCACAGGACCGGTCAAAGCCCAGTTGAAACTGCGCTGTGTTGAGAGCCAGCATCTGCAGCAcaatcaaacaaataaacaatcatTTCAACCTACATGCACATCAGACATACACAAGAATATGAAGGAGTGCATGTGTTACTGTTTGTCCTACTCACACCCCGGCCTCAGTAGCACCGTATCCATCAGAATACACCAGTGCAGAAATACCCACAATCACAAAAGGAACACCATAGCCAATCAGGTAGAGAAATGGCCTGGGGAGGCCATCTCTCTGGATCACCTGCACCTTGGAGAGCCTCCGgaccagcaggtggagctgtaGCGCCTCCAGCAGCATCCACACAAAACTTGCAACAACTAAGAAGTGGAGAAGGCCTGCCATGACGGTGCAGGACAGCTGTGGAGACACATGGTTTTGGGTGTTATTTAACACATGCGTGAGAGATTCCATGAAGTatgtttgaaagcaaaaacaacaatctgCATCTTAATTTACTGCACCTCATGTGCAATATATCTGTcattccacagcagcagcaggtgagatAAGGCGAGGTTGAGGCACAGGTGAAGACGGGCTGTGTTGTTGATCTTGGGGTTCCAGCTACACAGGAGGAAGGTGAAGATGGCCAGAGCAAAGAAGAACAGCCCGACAATCACGCACATTCGGTTGAGCCACTCGAGGAAGGGGTCCTCTGGTGGAGGCTGAGAAGGCAGTTGACAACACACTTAGACTCTGATCAACCTGATCTCAGGTCTGTaacttttaaaagcattttataaGTACTCTGTTGTGTCCCTGACCTTAACAACACACTTTTACCATGTACATAGAAATTTGATATACCTCCCCGATCTGCATGATGAGGGCAAAAGTCGAAAGGTGAGAGCAGCTGCACACTGTGTAGTTTTCATTAGAGTATGAAACCCAACAGCCCTCTACTGACCAACGCATCACTCCTGTTTGTCCCCCttctttgttcttgcttttgTCTTCCCAGTACACACACGTCACTATTCCTGACTGAGGTACTTTCTGAGAAACCAAGAGACACAGAGGTTAGATGtattaaaagttgtttttgggtggctggatggatgatggatgctGCACCTTCTTATGTTGGATGGTAAAGTTGACAGGCTCGGTGAGGTTGGTGTTGTTCATTGACGGCAAGATCGCAGTGAAAACATCCGAGTACATCTCTGTCTTGTTCACTGTTTGAAAGTATTGATGGCTAAGAAGGCTCTCCATCCCATTTAGTGTCAAaaaggcagctgctgcagaaccTGGGAGTGTCCACATGAAACAAGAACAGACATTTGTTCATGTTGATCACAGTGATCATGTTCTTTATAATCAGCTCTCCCTCACCATTGTTGGCACTGGCTAGCGCCTGCAGGTTGATTTCCATTGTCTGTCCTCTTGCAGAAAGGGAGTCACTGTCCATATCATGACTCCCTGGACCAAAGGCACGTAGGCTCAAATCTTGCACATGGATGAAAATAACAGCAGGTATAGATGATATTCACTGAGAATTCAAACATAATCTAATATAAACTAACTTTCTGCGCGCTACCCTTCTCTTACCCACAATTGAAGTCTGCAAtgcttttttggttttgttcaaTGTTGTTGGCACCATCGCAGTAACTAGACGTTCTGAGATGCCCAGGATCACATTGCCAGTCTCCCCGTCTCCTTCACTACTCACGCTGATTGACCTGGCCTGTGGTCCGACGCCTGACACTTCCTGCAAGAAATGAAGTTGTGATGGTTAAATAAATAGgtcaacaaaaatacaaagatgAAACATAATACATGGCTTTAATTTTGTTGAAATTAAAGTACCATAGATGCAGAAAAGCTGTTTGCCACTGTCTGCAAAGACACCAAGGACAGAGAGCAAAGCATTAGATCGAACTTAACTGCCTTGTCACATTATATCACATCTTCAGAATAACATTTAGGAACTGTGTGATCTGTCTCTATGCTTAAAACATACTTTCAATTTATAGTTAGTTGCTCATTTAAAGTTTACATTAAAAGGTATGTTTAACAAACCACAGTAGCAGTAAAGAGCAGTAAATAATACTCTTACTGTGTATTATTTGTTACTATTACTTATTACTGAGAGCAAGCCATGGgctgttttatgtttctgttcTCTACATACCACATCTGGTAAGACGACACCTATGTTGTCCTTAAGTTGCTGATCCATGTTGCCAAGGAAAGCTCTCTCTTTTGTCTGACCCTGCAATGAGAGTGTTTGTTGCGCATTTGTTTACTATACCACACTGTGAGCTCGGGATTTGTAAGAGAAAGCTACTATCTAACTTTCCATAATCTCAAAATCactatgttttcatttcacaataGTGCGACATCAGTTGAAGTCTGCTATCGTGGAACAGGCTTGGTACCTGCTTCAACATACTAACAAGGCAGAGTCAGCACTGGCATCTAGATTTCCTTCTATCAAGACTCAAACAATGCTGCTTTATTTGCGTGGAGTTGGGATATTTGTCTGAACATTTTTATGCACAACATGgtcctttaaataaaaaagtaatctGGGCTTACCTCTGGTGGTACTATTTCATCTAGAATATCTTGAATACCTGTCAGTAATTTAGAAAATATCGTGCATGAACATCTTTAcaatttcatacattttaattgTCTTTCAACTTGATTGTGCTCACTTTGACAAAATGAGACCCCCATTTCCCACATGATCCCAGTTGAAGGGAAGAATCCATCGGGACAAGAACAGTAGAAGGTCCCTGGTGCATTAGTGCACACGGTTTGTTTACCACATAAACCAGGAGTCTCACTGCACTCGTCTATGTCTGTATagagagaagacacacaggGCTATCTGttcttatacacacacaatcagcagAGGCACTGTGAATGTCAATCAGATACCGAACAAGACTACACACCTGTGCATGGGTTAGCCATGCTGGCTATAACGTCTGGCTTGTTCAGCCGATAACCAGGGAAGCAGGTGCAAATGTAAGATCCAATTGAATTTGTGCAGTTGGAATTCGGTCCACAGACAGTAGCATCTTCAACACACTCATCAACATCTGTAAAAAATGCAAGAGTTACGAATGGAACAGACACACTTTTTGGAGACGTCAcaaaagtatatttttattattta of Chelmon rostratus isolate fCheRos1 chromosome 17, fCheRos1.pri, whole genome shotgun sequence contains these proteins:
- the LOC121620427 gene encoding adhesion G protein-coupled receptor E1-like; this translates as MGYVTYIDECLDNVCGDHGTCNNNPGSYACACHKGYHIVPDATPICQDIDECFNSTVCGPDSICTNTPGAHTCACQLGYTQTQPAEEPSENNICIDVDECVEDATVCGPNSNCTNSIGSYICTCFPGYRLNKPDVIASMANPCTDIDECSETPGLCGKQTVCTNAPGTFYCSCPDGFFPSTGIMWEMGVSFCQSIQDILDEIVPPEGQTKERAFLGNMDQQLKDNIGVVLPDVTVANSFSASMEVSGVGPQARSISVSSEGDGETGNVILGISERLVTAMVPTTLNKTKKALQTSIVGSHDMDSDSLSARGQTMEINLQALASANNGSAAAAFLTLNGMESLLSHQYFQTVNKTEMYSDVFTAILPSMNNTNLTEPVNFTIQHKKKVPQSGIVTCVYWEDKSKNKEGGQTGVMRWSVEGCWVSYSNENYTVCSCSHLSTFALIMQIGEPPPEDPFLEWLNRMCVIVGLFFFALAIFTFLLCSWNPKINNTARLHLCLNLALSHLLLLWNDRYIAHELSCTVMAGLLHFLVVASFVWMLLEALQLHLLVRRLSKVQVIQRDGLPRPFLYLIGYGVPFVIVGISALVYSDGYGATEAGVCWLSTQRSFNWALTGPVIVILGLNWILFCATLWSLRPTLANMKSDVSQSKDTRLIVFKIVAQFVILGCTWILGLYQTNLFFQLLFILLNSQQGTFLFIVHCLLNKEVREEYIRWLTCSCGKDRSVKDAPSVSEDLEKPEEQTDEGQKDDD